Within Deltaproteobacteria bacterium GWA2_45_12, the genomic segment AATCTGGTTGAGGGCTTCTTTTAAACGCAAAATTTCCTTGGCTTGAATGTCAATATCGGTTGCCTGACCCTGAACGCCACCCAAGGGTTGATGGATCAGAATGCGCGAGTGGGGAAGCGCATAACGTTTACCTATGGTTCCGGCTGAAAGAAGAAGGGCAGCCATGCTGGCGCATTGCCCCATGCAAAAAGTGGCCACATCGGGACGAATGTACTGCATGGTGTCATAAATAGCCAACCCCGCTGTGACAGAACCCCCTGGTGAATTGATATATATAAAGATGTCTTTTTCGGGATCGTCTGATTCCAAAAAAAGTAATTGGGCAATAAGCAGATTGGCGACGTTGTCATCAATGGCGGTGCCGATAAAAACGATGCGGTCTTTAAGCAGGCGGGAATAAA encodes:
- a CDS encoding ATP-dependent Clp endopeptidase, proteolytic subunit ClpP, whose amino-acid sequence is MIKTPETLNTLIPMVIENTHRGERAYDIYSRLLKDRIVFIGTAIDDNVANLLIAQLLFLESDDPEKDIFIYINSPGGSVTAGLAIYDTMQYIRPDVATFCMGQCASMAALLLSAGTIGKRYALPHSRILIHQPLGGVQGQATDIDIQAKEILRLKEALNQILAKHTKQSIKRIQMDTERDYFMSGPEAKEYGIIDEVVEYRGKDKKVK